The DNA sequence TCCGCTAGGCTGAGATCGCTCCGGTTCAAATAGGTAGCGCATCGCCAGCCCAAGCACCAGCAACGAGGCCAGATAGATCAGAAAAGGATAGCGCCAATCCAGATCCGCCAACAATCCCCCCAGCGTCAAAAATATCGCCCCTCCAAAAGACATGAACGAAGCCTGCAATCCCACAAACTTGGCACGCTCCGGCCCCTGGAAATAATCTCCGATCAGCGTCACACAGCTATTCATGATGCCTGCCACCCCCAACCCGAGGAACAATCGCCCCACGAGAATCACATAGATGTCCTCCACAAAAAATCCAATCGAGCCTCCTATCGCATAGATGACCATCGCCGGATACATGACTTTGAGGCGGCCCACCCGGTCGAGCAAGCGGCCCACGATCGGAGACGAAAAGGCAATTGCGAGCGCAGGCAAGGTCAGAATCAGACGAGACAAGAAGTCCGCGTGAGGGACATGCTGGAACGTCTCGGCCATCTGCGGCAATGAAGGGGCGATCGTGGCCCCGGCCATGACGGTAAGCGTAGCGGAGATCAGCAGAACGGCCTTGGTGGGCAAGGAGACTTTCTTCATAGCGTGGGGCTTGGGCCGAATGTAGGCGCTGGTCCTAGTTTATCCATTGGTGGGGCCTGATTGTTTGGTGGAGTGTCGGGGCTCATCTTCAAGGTGCGGCGGGCAGGTGTGGCGTGAGCTGCCTGAAGTGGCCGACCTTCGGGAGGAGTCTCTGATCTGGTGGCGGTGATCTATCGCCACCAGATCAGAGACCGAGCGACCAGCGAGCACGCAAGGGAGCGACTCGGCGGTTCATCTGCTGGGAGAGGAACATTTCTCAGACCCGCCGAGGCACGCCCAAATGATCCATATCCCTATCCCAGCATGGCACCAATCTCATGGAGCAGTATCATCCTCGGAGGACTTCCAGCGGCGGTTGATTGAGGAGTTTGCGGCTCCCCATCAGTCCGATGGTCATCGTCACACCCGTGATCAACAGATACATGCCCAGAAGCGGCCACAAGCTCGGCACAAAGCCCGTCTCGAACACAAATACCGCGAGCAGCCACGAAGCTACCAACGCCAGCAAAATGCCGGAGAGAGACGCCAAGCTCCCGAGGAACAGGTACTCCAGCAGGTTGATGGTCCAGATCTGTCGCTTGCTGGCGCCGAGTGTCCGGAGCAACACCCCTTCCTTGATGCGTTGCATGCGGGAGAGGATGACCGATCCGATCAAGACCAACAGGCCCGTGAGGATCGAGAAGCCAGCCATGAATTGAATCACGAAGGAAACCTTGCCCAGTACTTCCTCGGCGGTTTTGAGGATCAGCCCCAAATCCACGACGGAGACATTGGGATAATCCTGTGTGAGTTTCCGCTGAAATAGGGCACTGGATGCCTCGTCCTTGACCTTGGTGATCAGCACGTGAAATTGTGGTGCCTGCTCCAGCACCCCAGCCGGAAACAGCACGATGAAGTTGGTCTGCACCCGCGCGAAATCCACCTTGCGGAAGCTCCTCACGACGGTCCGCATCTGACGACCTTGGACATTGAAGACCACTTCGTCTCCGAGTTCCACTTCCATATTTTCCTTGCCGAATCCTTCCTCGACGGAGATCGGAATTGGCTGGGCGGGATCGGTCCATTGTGGGATCCACTCGCCCTCGACAATCTCTTCGGTATCGATGAGCGTATCGCGGAAAGTCACTCGGTATTCGCGGTTGAGCAGCCAGTCGGGGGTTTTGTCGGTGGTGTCGGTCAGCAGCTCGGTCCGGCTCTTTCCCTTGAGTCCATCGAGTCGGAGGGTCACCACGGGCACCTGCTGCATGACGGGAAATCCTTGTGCCTCAGTCAGTTCAGCGATCGATTCGACCTGCGAGCTTTGAATGTCGAACAAGACCATGTTGGGGAGATTGCCCCGATCCGACAATTCGACCTGACTCAGCAACAATCCCTGAATCACGTACAAGGTGGTGATCAACGCCGTACCCAATCCCACGCTCACGAGGAGGATGAGGGTCTGATTGTTGGGGCGATATAGGTTGGCGAGTGCTTGTCGAGAGAGATAATGCCAATTGCCTGGGAACCATTTCCGCACGGCCCAGATGACCGCTGACGCCAAGCCAGCCAAAAGCAAGAAGGCGACCCCCAAGCCAAGGGTAAAGAATCCGGCGGAGGTCCAACTTCCCGTCATCGTCCATCCGAACCCAAATACGAACCACACGATCAGTCCGTACACCACCCACAACCAAGGATCACGGCTGCCGCTCTCAGGTGTCACCGATGCTCGTATGGCAAAGAGTGGAGATACGCGGCGGACCATCAGGAGTGGCACCATCGCGAATAGAAGCGACATGGTCATCCCAATCCCTACTCCTTGCAACACTGCGGGGAAAGAAACCGAAAACTCCGTCTGCACCGGAAGGAAGTCCGCCAGCAACCACGGCAATCCCGCCTGAATCTGCATCCCTAGCAAGGCGCCAATCAGAGAACCGATCGCGCCCATCACCAAGATCTGAATCAGAAAAATCCAAAACGCCAGATAGCCGGGTACCCCCATGCAACGAAGCACTGCCACCGTCTGGATTTTCTCCCGCACATAGACATACACCGCACTGGCCACGCCTACACACCCGAGCAGCAAAGCCACAAATCCCACGAGATTCAGGAAATCCGTCAATTGCCCGAATGCATCCCCGAGATCCTCCTTTCGCTCGGAAACCGTCGTGGAGCGAATCCGCATCAGATCGAAGGTTGCCTCCAAGGACTCCATCATCGCATCCACATCGGTCTCTGCCTCGAATCGGTAGTACCGCTGGTAATTGACCCGACTACCGATCTGTACCAGCCCCGTAGCCTCTAGAAACTCAAGCGGGATGTAGACAGGAGCCGCCACCGTCGCCGCAATACCATTCTGGCCGGGCACGCGATTGAGTGCCCCGACAATCTCAAAATTCAGTTTCCCAACGCGAATGGAGTCGCCTACTTCGGCACCCAATTGAAGCATGACGGTTTTGTCGACCAAAGCTTGCTGACCTTGTTGGAAGGTCTCACCCGCTTCAATCGGGGTAGTTTGAATGGTCCCGTAGTAGGGGAAATTGCCGGATAATGCCCGGACATTGACGAGTCTGCTCAACGCTGTTTTGGGCACGTAGACCATCGAGGCAAAACTGCGTTCAAATGCCTGTTCGCCGCCCAGGGAGTTCATCAAGGAATCCATCTCATCGGTGGGAGGCTGGTTGGTTCGCAGCACCAAATCTGCTCCAAGCAGCTCTCGGGCCTCATCTTGAATGTCTCGCCGCAGGTTGTCATCAAATCCTGCAATGGCAACCAAGGCAGCTACTCCGAGCACAATCGCGGAAGTAAACAGCCACAATTTGCCTCTACTTTGGCGACTGTCCCGCCACGCCATCGTGAACAACCAAGAGATGGAAGGATTGGGGTGGAAAGGTCTTGGGGAAGCGTGTTGGATATCAGGCATGGGATTCGACCAGTCCGTTTTTGAGTTTGACAATTGAGGTGGTTTTGGCGGCTAGTTCCAGATCGTGCGTCACAATCACCAGCGTAGTTCCGGCTTCGCGATTCAGTTCGAATAGCAGGTCTTCCACACGGGCGCTGGTATCTCCATCGAGATTTCCGGTAGGTTCATCGGCAAACAAGATCTGTGGCTGATTGGCAAATGCCCGAGCAAGCGCCACACGTTGTTGTTCTCCTCCTGAAAGCTGTACCGGATAGTGATGATGACGATCCGCCAATCCTACGCGGTCCAGCAGTTCCAAAGCACGCGCCCGGATACCAGAACCTCCCTTGAGTTCCTGTGGCACCATGACATTTTCCAAAGCTGTCAAAGTGGGGAGTAGCTGAAAATTTTGGAAAATGAATCCCACCCGTTCGCTTCGTATGGCCGCACGATCGTCTTCACTGAGTTCCGTCAGATTGACGCCATCCAACCAGACTTCCCCGTCAGTAGCCCGATCCAGACCTGCACACAGGCCCAAGAGGGTGGTTTTTCCAGAGCCGGAGGGCCCGACGATGGAAGCAGTAGTCCCAGCGGGCACATGAAACGAAACGCCTTTCAGCACGGTCAATTCACGACCGGCGGACACATAGGTCTTGGTGAGATTGCGGATTTCTAGCATAGTGAAATAGGTGTGGAAGGTCCTTTGAATGGGGGTGAATCATTCCTTCCGTAAACATACCGTTCTCCTGACCCCGATCCCATTGGATGTGTGACAGCGCGGCATCAGACAGGTTGGACCGAAGATTGGGGCATCCGGAAACGCGGAAGATGAAACAATCTCGCATTTGATCCAAGAACGATTTTATTTAGCGGCTCGAAATCTTAATTTACCCCCTCAATTCGGCCATTGGCGAGGAGATATCCCCCATCAACTACAGGCACCCGTGGAAACTCCGGAATATCCTGTGTAACTTGACTGGCTGATGGAGATAGTCTGTCCACGGTGGCAGCATCTAGGAGGAATCTAGCAGATCAGGTACGTGAAAAATCATTATCAAACGCTCGGGCTCGCAGAGGGAGCTTCTCAAGAGGAAATTCGCAAGGCTTATCGTTATTATGCGTCCAAATACCACCCGGACGTACATGCCGGAGATACTTTCTTCGAAGACAAGTTCAAGGAAATCCGCGAAGCCTACGACATCCTCAGCAATCCCGACCTCCGAGAAGCATACGATCAATCCCTGAATCCCACCTATTCCTACGAATCGGAGGAAAACGCCGAATTCGCAGGAAAAGGCAGCCGCATGCCCGATGAGCACTCCAAAAACTGGATCGGCATCTTGGTCATCGGCATCATGGTCTTGCTATTTGGACTCGGCGGCATCTTCATCCTCATCAAGCGCCTCTCCTCCGAAGATCCCACCATCGTAGTCCAATCAGATCCTACCGCAGGCTGGGACTTCAATTTCAACAAGAAATTCATCGTCAAGACCCCGGTCAAGATGACCAAACAGATGGCCGGAGATGAAGAATTTGCCCACCAATTCCCCGAAGATTTTGCGGTTCATGACGAATGGCGTTTCCGCACCAAGACCCACCTTGGAGGTCTCACGCATGTCGAGAAGGAGGTGTCCGATTTTGATCACGAAGCTTGGCTTCAAACCCGTCTGGAAACCTTCATGAACGAATCCGATGGAGAAGACCTGCAACTCACATTCTCCACGCCCAATCCCCAGTATGACCAGATCAATGTCACAGGGACGTTCACCCAGAATGGCAGGACAGGCTATGTGGAGTCATTTTCCATCCAGCGAGATGGCGAAATCTACACCTTCTATGTATTCAGCGACCAGACCGATCGCTACATCGAGCAAACCAAGGCGATGATCAAATCCATCAAGCTAAAGAGCTAAATCTGATTCCGTATTTCTTCAGAGAGATTGTGAATGAATCCATCATGCAAGTGCCGTAAGCGCGCTTCCTCTTGACGCGGTGCTTGAATCCTACCCATCCCCATCAGGTCAACCGATTCCATCTCCGCTGCAGCACGTACACCAGAGCCATCAGGGAACCCGCAGCTACCAGTAAAATGAGCGCATAGCGATTAGCCGAGGCATAATCCAGCGTTTCCACCGCATGGTAGATCGCAAGAGATGCTACCCGAGTCTCACCCGGGATATTGCCACCGATCATCAGGATCACGCCAAACTCCCCCAGTGTATGCGCAAAAGCCATGACCGCCCCCATGATCCACGCAGATCTCACATTGGGAGAGAGGACCTTCCAGTAAGTCGTCCATTTGGATTTGCCGAGCGTATAGGCCGATTCCCGATATCCCTCGGGCAGTCCTTCCAGCGCCGACAGGATCGGATTCACCATAAACGGCAGACTGTAGAGCACACTCCCGATCACCAACCCTTCAAACGTGAACAGCAGTTGATAATCCCACGACTCTGCCAGCCATTTCCCCAGCCCCATCCTTGGCCCCAGCAGCATCAGCAGATAGTAGCCTAGGACCGTAGGCGGCAGCACCAGCGGAAGACTGACCACCGCTTTCCAGATCGCCGTCAGACGATTCGGAAACTCAGACAACCGATATGTGATGGGCACCGCAATGGCAGCAAGCACCAACGTCGTACAACAAGCGAGTTTCAGGCTCAGCCAGATGGGCATCCAATCCATAGCCGAAGGTAGCTAAAACTGAGCATAGCGCAGGAATAGAAGCTAGAGATTGATGTTGGAGAAGATTTGGGCGATCCCGGCGTGCTTGGCATACATGCTCCTCTCGGCAGATGAGGCGCCGGGCCGGGCTGTTCCGGGAGTCCGCGAAGCCTGCCCTCGACTCCGATCGGGGGCTCCCGTCCTCGGGATTTGCCGCCTAAATCAGATGGAAAATCTCGGATTTCAGCATGCTCCGATCAAATGCCGGAGCCCTCGGACCTCGCCTGACGGCTCGCCCCTCCCATCCCTATCGCCGCCGCAGGCCAGCTGAGGCGGATTACGGCAGGTGCTCGGGCCCGAGCGTAATACAGCTCAACAAATGCAAGTCCTGTAGGGACGACACATCACAAGCGGGTATTTCCAATGCCCGACCACACTTTCTTCGGATTCTCGTCCTACTAATGAAGGAGGATTGAATCAATACTATTCATACCCGCTTCATATTGGTAGATCCAGTTGGGATCTTCAAAAAAATCAAATACCCAGACTAAATCTTTCCACGAAATGGTACATTGATTTCGTAAATACCAATTCTTCCAGCCTTCTAAGGCTGCCTGATCCAATTTTATATAACCAGCATAATCTATACTAATTCCCCCATTTGAAGAGAAATGGGTAGAGAGATAGGATAATGCCATTAACTCAGGACTCATCGCGTATATACTTTGGTTTCCATCGATTACTTCGACATTCAATTGATAGTGTAAATTCATGATCGAATCTACCCGATGATCGAAGCATCCAGAGTCCCTCTCTTGACCCGTACATTCGATTGACATATATAATAATCCCAGTAAAAAAGCTATAACATATCTCATATAGGCTTCACCTTAAATAATACAATTTCACTTCATAGACCTAAACTTTCACTGAGAATCAGATTTCGTCCAGTAGTACCTCCCCTGACATCTGCCATAATGAAGTTGATCTACCATTAAGTACGCACATCATAAATATATAAAATAATATATCATCCAATCGACAAAACCAATACTCTCCCTATGCTAATCTCAGGCACCAAGGATCGGACCTACCTAAGATAGGGAATCTCTAAGCTTCGATTAGGAGCAATATAAGCAGATGAATGATTTGGGCGATCCCGGCGTACTTGGCATCCATAGCTCCCCCAGCATACGAGTCGCCGGGCCGGGCTGTTCCGGGAGTCCGCTGTCGCTCCCGTCCTCGGGATCTGTCGTCTGGATCAGATGGAAAATCTCGGATTCCAGCATACTCCCATCAAATGCCGGAGCTCTCGGACCTCGCCTGACGGCTCGCCCCTCCCATCCCTATCGCCGCCGCAAGCCAACTGAGGCGGATTTCGGGTCGTGAGATGGTCTGCGCGTAATCCGGCTCCCGCTGAGGCGGATTTCGTCCGGTGAGCTGGCTCGTGGGTAATCCGGCTCCTGCCGCTATTCCGGCTCAGCCAAATTTCGGCCCGTGGGCCGGCCCGCGCGTAATCCGGCTCCCGCCGGAAAGTCCGGACATGAAAAAAGGGTCCATCCTGCTGGATGAACCCTCTGAAGTTCGGCGTCGACCTACTCTCCCACGTCTTACCGCAGTACCATCGGCGCTACAGGGCTTAACGACTCTGTTCGGGATGGGAAGAGGTGTACCCCCGTGCCATGGACACCTATCGTTTGGACTTCGTGGCGGAATGTGCTGTATGGATGTCCCTTGTTCCCGAACCATCCACGGACGATACCGCCGTCCGTATTTCTTTGACATATGCGTTGCGCGGAATGGCAATGGTTTGCCATGTCGCGGAAGGCACAGCAGCTACAGGGCAGAGAGAAGGAAGTCTCTCGGATCATTAGTACGACTCGACTGAACATGTCACCATGCGTACATCTGTCGCCTATCTACGTGGTAGTCTTCCACGATCCTCGAGGGAGAACTCATCTTGCGGTGGGCTTCGCACTTAGATGCTTTCAGCGCTTATCCCATCCCGACATGGCTACCCGGCGGTGCAGCTGGCGCTACAACCGGTACACCAGCGGTCGGTCCAACCCGGTCCTCTCGTACTAGGGTCAGCTCCGCGCAGTTCTCCTGCGCCCGCTACAGATAGAGACCGAACTGTCTCACGACGTTCTGAACCCAGCTCGCGTGCCACTTTAATGGGCGAACAGCCCAACCCTTGGGACCTCCTCCAGCCCCAGGATGTGACGAGCCGACATCGAGGTGCCAAACCTCCCCGTCGATGTGAGCTCTTGGGGGAGATCAGCCTGTTATCCCCGGAGTACCTTTTATCCTTTGAGCGACGGCCCTTCCATACGGAACCGCCGGATCACTATACCCGACTTTCGTCCCTGATCGACTTGTGGGTCTCTCAGTCAAGCACACTTCTGCTATTGCGCTCCACGCACGATTACCGACCGTGCTGAGTGTACCTTTGGAAGCCTCCGTTACGCTTTTGGAGGCGACCACCCCAGTCAAACTACCCGCCAAGCAATGTCCCCACCAGGGTTAGGCAACAATCTGGGAAAGGGTGGTATTTCAAGGACGGCTCCACGAGAACTGGCGTCCCCGCTTCAAAGCCTCCCACCTATCCTACACATCCCCAGACCGGTACCAATGCTAAGCTGTAGTAAAGGTTCACGGGGTCTTTTCGTCCCGTAGCGGGTAGCCGGCATCTTCACCGGCACTACAATTTCACCGAGCTCGTGGCCGAGACAGTGCCCAGATCGTTGCACCATTCGTGCAGGTCGGAACTTACCCGACAAGGAATTTCGCTACCTTAGGACCGTTATAGTTACGGCCGCCGTTTACCGGGGCTTCATTTCGGAGCGTGAACCCCTCCACTTAACCTTCCGGCACCGGGCAGGTGTCAGGCCTTATACGTTGTATTGCTACTTGGCAAAGCCCTGTGTTTTTGATAAACAGTCGCCTGGGCCTTTTCACTGCGTCCGCATCGCTGCGGAGTCCCTTCTCCCGAAGTTACAGGACTAATTTGCCGAGTTCCTTAGCCACGAATCACTCGAGCGCCTGAGAATGCTCATCCCAACCACCTGTGTCGGTTTGCGGTACGGGTCATCCACACCTGATGCTTAGAGGTTTTTCTCGGCGGTCTTTACCCACACTGTCCACTTGGCCGGAGCCTCGTGGTACTGTCAGGTTCGGCAGGTCCCGCGGATTTGCCTACGGATCCTATACCTACACCCTTCAACGCACTATTCCGTCAGTGCGCGGTGGTTCCAAGCCCGCGTCGCCCCATCGCAGTATGGACGAGTATCGGAATGTTGACCGATTTGCCATCGACTTCCCCTTTCGGGTGCGCCTTAGGTCCCGACTGACCCTGTTCTGACTGGCATGGAACAGGAAACCTTGGTCTTTCGGCGAGGGGGGTTCCCACCCCCTTTATCGTTACTTATGCCTACATTTGCTTTTCCATGCGCTCCACCGTACGTCGCCGTACGGATTCCCGGCACATGCAATGCTCCCCTACCGATCTTGCGATCCCGTGGCTTCGGTGATGTGCTTGATGCCCGATTATCATCCACGCACAGGCGCTCGACTAGTGAGCTGTTACGCACTCTTTAAATGAATGGCTGCTTCCAAGCCAACATCCTAGCTGTCTTTGCGCCCGCACCTCGTTAGCTCAACTTAGCACACACTTGGGGACCTTAGCCGACGGTCCGGGTTCTTTCCCTCTCGGACATGGACCTTAGCACCCATGCCCTCACTCCCGGGCTCATCTTGTGGCATTCGGAGTTCGTCAGGGGTTGGTAGGATGTGACTCCCCCTAGCCCTATCGGTAGCTCTACCTCCACAAGAAAACGCCCGAGGCTGTTCCTAAAAACATTTCGGGGAGTACGAGCTATCTCCCGGTTTGATTGGCCTTTCACCCCTATCCACAGGTCATCCAAAGACTTTTCAACGTCAACTGGTTCGGTCCTCCAGTCCGTTTTACCGGACCTTCAACCTGCCCATGGATAGATCACCGGGTTTCGCGTCTGCCCCCGCCAACTGCGCGCCCTATTCGGACTCGCTTTCGCTGCGGATTCCCCACTGAGTGGGTTAACCTCGCTGGCGAGGAGCAACTCGTAGGCTCATTATGCAAAAGGCACGCCGTCACCACACGAAGTGGCTCCGACTGTTTGTAGGTATACGGTTTCAGGTACTGTTTCACTCCCTTATGCAGGGTGCTTTTCACCTTTCCCTCACGGTACTTGTACGCTATCGGTCATCCGGGAGTATTTAGCCTTGGCGGATGGTGCCGCCAGATTCGATCGGAGTTTCACCGGCTCCGACCTACTCAGGATCCCACTGATCCCCTTCGCTTACGTCTACGGGACTATCACCCCCTATGGTCGCGCGTTCCAGCGCGTTCGACTTCACTACGGTTCAATGTTGTGGTCCTACAACCCCGCACCCGCCGTAACGAATGCGGTTTGGGCTGGTCCCCGTTCGCTCGCCGCTACTTGGGGAATCACTGTTGTTTTCTCTTCCTCCGGGTACTTAGATGTTTCAGTTCCCCGGGTTGGCCTCCCTTGCGGGCTCTTGCGGGTTGCCCCATTCGGAAATCTCCGGATCACAGGTTGCTTGCACCTACCCGAAGCTTATCGCAGCTTGCCACGTCCTTCATCGCCTCCGGATGCCCAGGCATCCACCGTATACCCTTCTCTTCTTTCTTCGTCTCTTGCTTGCCCGGCACAGTTAAACTGTGCCGCTGCTGTGCATTCCTCACGCAACATGTCAAATATCTCTGATCCTCCGCATCTTCGCGCCGGGGCCGGAATGCCCGCGTCGTCCGACGTTCTTCGATACGGTATCTCTTGTGGAGAATATCGGATTCGAACCGATGACCCCCTGCTTGCAAAGCAGGTGCTCTAGCCAACTGAGCTAATCCCCCAGCTATTCCCTAAATCTGTAGTCTCGCCCGGATTTGAACCGGGGACCTCTACATTATCAGTGTAGCGCTCTAACCAACTGAGCTACGAGACTCTATTGGCCGAAGCCACATAGATTTGAATTTCTCGGATGCAGTGTGGACGGTAGGCGTCCACCTTGCCGCTCGCGCGGCTCCAGAAAGGAGGTAATCCAGCCGCACCTTCCGGTACGGCTACCTTGTTACGACTTAGCCCCAGTTACCAAGTTCACCCTAGGCGGGGTTTGCCCGACTTCAGGTGCCCCCGGCTTCCATGGCTTGACGGGCGGTGTGTACAAGGCCCGGGTACGTATTCACCGCGGCATGGCTGATCCGCGATTACTAGCGATTCCAGCTTCATGGAGTCGAGTTGCAGACTCCAATCCGAACTGAGAACGGCTTTTCAGGATTGGCTCCACCTCGCGGCTTCGCTACCCGCTGTACCGTCCATTGTAGCACGTGTGTCGCCCTGGGCGTAAGGGCCATGATGATTTGACGTCGTCCCCGCCTTCCTCGCTCCTTGCGGAGGCAGTCTCCCTAGAGTCCCCACCATTACATGCTGGCAACTAGGGATAGGGGTTGCGCTCGTTGCGGGACTTAACCCAACACCTCACGGCACGAGCTGACG is a window from the Pontibacter sp. G13 genome containing:
- a CDS encoding FtsX-like permease family protein; amino-acid sequence: MPDIQHASPRPFHPNPSISWLFTMAWRDSRQSRGKLWLFTSAIVLGVAALVAIAGFDDNLRRDIQDEARELLGADLVLRTNQPPTDEMDSLMNSLGGEQAFERSFASMVYVPKTALSRLVNVRALSGNFPYYGTIQTTPIEAGETFQQGQQALVDKTVMLQLGAEVGDSIRVGKLNFEIVGALNRVPGQNGIAATVAAPVYIPLEFLEATGLVQIGSRVNYQRYYRFEAETDVDAMMESLEATFDLMRIRSTTVSERKEDLGDAFGQLTDFLNLVGFVALLLGCVGVASAVYVYVREKIQTVAVLRCMGVPGYLAFWIFLIQILVMGAIGSLIGALLGMQIQAGLPWLLADFLPVQTEFSVSFPAVLQGVGIGMTMSLLFAMVPLLMVRRVSPLFAIRASVTPESGSRDPWLWVVYGLIVWFVFGFGWTMTGSWTSAGFFTLGLGVAFLLLAGLASAVIWAVRKWFPGNWHYLSRQALANLYRPNNQTLILLVSVGLGTALITTLYVIQGLLLSQVELSDRGNLPNMVLFDIQSSQVESIAELTEAQGFPVMQQVPVVTLRLDGLKGKSRTELLTDTTDKTPDWLLNREYRVTFRDTLIDTEEIVEGEWIPQWTDPAQPIPISVEEGFGKENMEVELGDEVVFNVQGRQMRTVVRSFRKVDFARVQTNFIVLFPAGVLEQAPQFHVLITKVKDEASSALFQRKLTQDYPNVSVVDLGLILKTAEEVLGKVSFVIQFMAGFSILTGLLVLIGSVILSRMQRIKEGVLLRTLGASKRQIWTINLLEYLFLGSLASLSGILLALVASWLLAVFVFETGFVPSLWPLLGMYLLITGVTMTIGLMGSRKLLNQPPLEVLRG
- a CDS encoding ABC transporter ATP-binding protein; this encodes MLEIRNLTKTYVSAGRELTVLKGVSFHVPAGTTASIVGPSGSGKTTLLGLCAGLDRATDGEVWLDGVNLTELSEDDRAAIRSERVGFIFQNFQLLPTLTALENVMVPQELKGGSGIRARALELLDRVGLADRHHHYPVQLSGGEQQRVALARAFANQPQILFADEPTGNLDGDTSARVEDLLFELNREAGTTLVIVTHDLELAAKTTSIVKLKNGLVESHA
- a CDS encoding DnaJ domain-containing protein yields the protein MKNHYQTLGLAEGASQEEIRKAYRYYASKYHPDVHAGDTFFEDKFKEIREAYDILSNPDLREAYDQSLNPTYSYESEENAEFAGKGSRMPDEHSKNWIGILVIGIMVLLFGLGGIFILIKRLSSEDPTIVVQSDPTAGWDFNFNKKFIVKTPVKMTKQMAGDEEFAHQFPEDFAVHDEWRFRTKTHLGGLTHVEKEVSDFDHEAWLQTRLETFMNESDGEDLQLTFSTPNPQYDQINVTGTFTQNGRTGYVESFSIQRDGEIYTFYVFSDQTDRYIEQTKAMIKSIKLKS
- the modB gene encoding molybdate ABC transporter permease subunit, with product MDWMPIWLSLKLACCTTLVLAAIAVPITYRLSEFPNRLTAIWKAVVSLPLVLPPTVLGYYLLMLLGPRMGLGKWLAESWDYQLLFTFEGLVIGSVLYSLPFMVNPILSALEGLPEGYRESAYTLGKSKWTTYWKVLSPNVRSAWIMGAVMAFAHTLGEFGVILMIGGNIPGETRVASLAIYHAVETLDYASANRYALILLVAAGSLMALVYVLQRRWNRLT